The Callithrix jacchus isolate 240 chromosome X, calJac240_pri, whole genome shotgun sequence genome contains a region encoding:
- the LOC100393879 gene encoding E3 ubiquitin-protein ligase makorin-1 translates to MAEAAAPGTIATILGAAVAEEEAAAAFSTPILAVTALSPRTDRGGGGSDGSYGGSSPSGARGASGLNGAHGASRASSAGDDSWTKQVTCTYFMHGAYKEGDNCRYSHELSESPHGVVCKYFHQGCCIYGDRCRYEHSKPLKQEEATSTELTTKSSLAASSSLSSIVGPLVEMNTGEGESENSNFATIGPGSEDWVNAIEFVPGQPYCGRTVPVCTEAPLQGSVTNEESEKEQTNMETEKQLCPYAAVGQCRYGENCVYIHGDSCDMCGLQVLHPMDASQRSQHIKSCIEAHEKDMELSFAVQRSKDMVCGICMEVVYQKDNPSECRFGILSNCNHTYCLKCIRKWRSAEEFESKVVKSCPQCRIRSNFVIPSEYWVEEKEEKEKLIQNYKEAMSNKACRYFDEGRGSCPFRENCFYKHVYPDGRREEPQKQKVEASSRNQAQGSNSFWELLDEEANSNPFNNNEQSEMLLMLSSAGGEDELTHSEDERDVFRDEEFYVLDL, encoded by the coding sequence ATGGCGGAGGCTGCAGCTCCCGGAACAATAGCCACAATATTAGGAGCAGCAGTGGCGGAGGAGGAGGCAGCGGCCGCCTTCTCCACACCGATCCTCGCAGTCACCGCCCTGTCCCCGAGGACGGACAGAGGGGGCGGAGGCAGCGACGGCAGCTACGGCGGCAGTAGCCCCAGTGGCGCCCGGGGCGCCAGCGGTCTCAATGGCGCCCACGGCGCCAGCAGAGCCAGCAGTGCCGGTGACGACAGCTGGACTAAACAGGTCACTTGCACGTATTTTATGCATGGGGCTTATAAGGAAGGTGATAACTGTCGCTATTCTCATGAGCTCTCTGAGAGTCCGCATGGTGTAGTGTGCAAGTATTTTCACCAAGGGTGCTGTATTTATGGAGACCGCTGCAGATATGAGCATAGCAAGCCACTGAAGCAGGAAGAAGCAACCTCTACAGAGCTAACTACAAAGTCATCACTTGCTGCTTCCTCAAGTCTCTCATCGATAGTTGGACCACTTGTTGAAATGAATACAGGTGAAGGTGAGTCAGAAAATTCAAACTTTGCAACTATAGGACCAGGCTCAGAGGACTGGGTGAATGCTATTGAGTTTGTTCCTGGGCAACCCTACTGTGGCCGTACTGTGCCTGTCTGCACTGAAGCACCCCTGCAGGGCTCAGTGACCAACGAAGAATCAGAGAAAGAGCAAACcaacatggaaacagaaaagcaGCTGTGCCCCTATGCTGCAGTGGGACAGTGCCGATATGGGGAGAACTGTGTGTATATCCACGGAGATTCATGTGATATGTGTGGGCTGCAGGTCCTGCATCCAATGGATGCTTCCCAGAGATCACAGCATATAAAATCGTGCATTGAGGCCCATGAGAAGGACATGGAACTCTCATTTGCTGTGCAGCGCAGCAAGGATATGGTGTGTGGGATCTGCATGGAGGTGGTCTATCAGAAAGACAACCCCAGTGAGTGCCGCTTCGGGATCCTCTCCAACTGCAACCACACCTACTGTCTCAAGTGCATTCGCAAGTGGAGGAGTGCCGAAGAATTTGAGAGCAAGGTCGTAAAGTCCTGCCCACAATGCCGAATCAGATCTAATTTTGTCATTCCAAGTGAGTACTgggtggaggagaaagaagagaaggagaaactcATTCAGAATTACAAGGAGGCAATGAGCAACAAGGCATGCAGGTATTTTGATGAAGGACGTGGGAGCTGCCCATTTAGAGAGAACTGTTTTTACAAGCATGTGTACCCTGATGGCCGTAGAGAGgagccacagaaacagaaagtggaaGCATCAAGCAGAAACCAGGCACAAGGAAGCAACAGCTTCTGGGAATTACTTGACGAAGAAGCAAACAGCAACCCTTTTAACAACAATGAGCAGAGCGAGATGTTGCTTATGCTTTCTTCTGCAGGTGGGGAGGACGAACTGACACACTCTGAAGATGAGCGGGATGTGTTTCGTGATGAAGAATTTTATGTCTTAGATTTATAG